AAATCCTGCTTGCAGCCCTTGCTCTGGGTCCTGCATTTGACACTGTGTTTAGAAGCCCAGGCTTTGGAATCAGATAGATGTGAGTTCAACAGTCATTGATCTCCTTTGCTGGTGACATTTAGGGACAGTGAGGAAGAGACTTAGGCATAAAACAAACCATAATGCCTgccttgtcttatttttttccttttgagaaagggtctcactatgtaccttaggctagccttgaatggACGTGGATCCTCCTGCCTATGCctattatattttaagattatagAATGTGCCACCAGACCTGGTTAATACTTGTCATTCACGATTATGAAAAGCATCATCATCAATATTTCTGAAGTTTGCaacatcatttttttctatttagccATTTTTCTCCAACTGATTGTCTCCTTCTTAAATCATACTTCacaacattgtttttaaaaaaatatcctggACACCACACTTATTTACTGCTCCACCTTGAACTTAGGGTCTAAATGAAAGGAAGCCCGGCTAAGAATGCCTGATATCATTGGCAATTTACCTGTGATCAGAAATTGGGAGATATTTCTTCTGCCTGATAAAGCTGGTTAGAAATACACTGCCCTGGTTCTTCACAATGACTATCCTATGCTTCAAATGTCATGGGATGTACACTTAGAAAGAAGAATGCCATTTTCTCACTTTCTGGCTCCCAACAGAAAGGATTTTTGCTGCCACTGCTGGCCTCTTTCCCTGTCTTTAAACTATGGGCATTGCCTACTCCATGGGCATAGTTATCCACTGAAATGTCTCCACAGAGTGGCTTTCTTTTAGCAAGGTCTTATGTGAAAAGCaatctctgtccttttctctcaACCTGGACCAAGGACAGAGTCTAACCAACCAGTCCATGAGCTATGGTTAGACTGGTAAGAAAAGAGTTATTGAACCTAAGGTGGTACCCATACTGttacatcctcctgcctcagccttataGATCTCAATTTGTCCATCCTGGAGGTAGGCACATTTACCTGATGAGCCTTGACTGGACCTCAATTTTATCAAAGAAGAGAGGTGGGATAACTTGGGTTAGCATTGTACACATTCTGCTCTCCCAATGGATGACACACAGCCTTCTACTCTTAAAAACACAAAGCTAGAAACTGGGGAACATATTTACATAAGAAAAGGTTTTTTGAGAATTCAAATATAGTAAATATAGCCTGGGGTGGTCCCCAGCACTGCCCACCTCTGAACTGCAGAGAAGAGGTAAAGATATCCCATAGTGATTTCTCCCAGGTTCTGGCAACAGTGCCTGGTCATTGGTTAGCAGTATGATAACCACACACCTTGAGCAATGAGGCATTGAATTTAAAGTAGTGGTTAGAACAGGAGCATCCTCAGGTTGACTTAGTCATGGGAACAGTTTGAGTGTGAGAGGGGTGGCAATCCTCCTCAAATGACAGAGCTGACTGCGTGTTCCTCAGCACCTGTCTCACAGCCCTGTACTTCATTACCCTGGGATAGCCTTTAGCAAGATATGAGTTGGGAACTAGGATTTATTCCTGAGTCGATTtcattatgagaaaaataaatacgCAAGAGAACAAGTCAaatctttgttctttaaaaactgtCATTACCATGACACATAAGTATGAAGATGCCGCGATAAAACTCATTTTGTTATATGaacataaattaatttaaaaatggaaaattactgCTATCAgctacaaaatatatattaaatacataatgTACTTCCAGTGACTGGTTGTAAAAAAATTCTAttacaaaatagataaaaataaataaaagaaaaaatagctttCCTATCTAGTTTTCAAGACcctctctgtatgtctgtatgtctgtctgtctctgtctctgtctctctgtctctctgtctctctgtctctctgtctctctctctctctctctgtgtatgtgtgcatatttttgtgtgtatcacacaaacatacactaacatatgcacagacatacacacatacatttaaaaagagataTCATAACAATGGAATATGTAAGACTAAGGTTGAACACGTAGAGAAGAAGCCCAAGGCCAGGTCAGAGAAGACAGGGTGAGCAGGAAGACAGTGAATGAGCTTTCGCAGTGTAAAAAGCTAGAATAGCACAGTAAAGCCCCTAGGTGATCTGAGGTTGGCAGGAAGCTGATCTATGATAACAGCTAGTATGCAGACAACAGGGCTGTACCAACGGATCTGAGTCAGGAAGACAGCATAAGGAATGGTCACATTGTGAAGGGGACTCCAGGATGTGTGTAAAGTTTTGATTGTTGCTCTCATAATACTAGCTACAGTGTCATGGTCCAGAGTCAGACCCGCCTTTCAGTCCAATGTCTGCATGTAATTAATTAACCTCGTGTCTttggcttctttcatttctgcactcttccttctctttttctttttgttatttatttagctttggctaaaaaaatgtttaaggcaCGTGTCCTTGTGAAAAGTCCACAGGTGCACAGCTGAATGGGCAGGGCATCCGGAGCACCATCACATCCTTCTTCCAGACATCTGTATCCAAATCTGCTTCCACTGCAGTCTTTCCCTTACCTTCAACTGTGCATCAGGCCTTCTGAAGCATCTGGAATCGCAGTGTGAGGCTCTAGTAAGGAGGCCCTATAGGTGGGACAGGCTCTGCAAGGCTGCCCTGACAGGACCTAGAAACAAATACTGAAAGCACAATTGCACTTAGCGAAACTGGGACTCCAACTAGGTCTGGCACTTAAAAGGCACAGcttccatcctccttcccccatcccacaAGGACATATGGCAGTCAGGAACTTCTATCTCTATCAAcagatgccagtgcctggaaccCAGGAGTTTCCTGCCCAAGGAGCCAAAGATCACTTCCAGGGAATGTTCTGGGCCCTATAGGTTCACCACTAGATGCCAGCGGTGACAAGGTATCTGGCTGAGACAGGAATGCAGGCAGAACTGTGAGCTGTGAGCTAAACAACACACATTTGCATGAGGTTCCTTAAGGTCAAATACCAAGGAAGGAAAGGTCGCCTTCCCGTAGACCAAGAGCTCTAGCTGGAGTCATGAACATTAAGGACAGGCCTTGAAAGaaacgtgagtgtgtgtgtgtgtgtgtgtgtgtgtgtgtgtgtgtgtgtgtgtgtgcaatattcATGTGAGTCaaatgtctgtgtgcatgtagaagccaAAAGCTGCAATCAAGGATCCTTTTCAATTATTTcccactttattttctgaggTAAATTCTCTCACTGGAATCTGGAACTTGGGTAACCAGCAAGTTTCAAcatgtccatctgtctctgccttcccagccctggaattacagacatggcatgccatgcttggctttttaagTGCATTGTAAGGATCTGACCTCGGGTCCTCAGGCCTCtctacagcaagcactttactgactgagccattgcCCCAGCTCCTCCGTGTTCTTTGATGCAGAATCATGCTGTGAACTTGTAAGTCACTAAGATTGCCTTAGAGGAGGGCTGGACAAGCATCATCTGAACCTCTAGACTCTGCAATAAAGGGGGATGTCAGCTAGTGCAGTCATCATCAGAGGGACAAGGCTGTCCTCCACTGAGAATTCAAACAAGACCAACTCCCTATTGGCAAGTAGATCTTTTCAACAACTTGCCTTATCAGTGATTCAAAGAAAGTGTCTTTGCCCTTTGCCCCTTCCTCTTCTGCATGACATCCTTTGCTGGGTCCCTCTGAAAAGGAAAATATCCCAGTGTGGAAATCTTTTCTCTGTAATTCTGAGACAAAGAGAAATTTACCTGACCTGAAATACCACCTGCAAATGTTCCTGTACCAAGCAGAATTCTTGTTTGTTAATGCTCTTCattgtggaaggaaaaaaaatgtggggtAAGGGCCTATTCTGTCCTGGAATTTAGCCCTTGAAATGCATTTAGAAGGAAGGCAGATGTTATACAGCTTAATAGGCATGCacggaaagaaaaagaagcacaaAAGTAAATTAGGACAGCCCAGGATAGCAGttaggatatatatattttttaattcctgaGTGGATAATATGTGGTTTCATTTAAATAAGAACACAATCTCCATTAATTTAATTTGTCAAAGCAGTAACTCCAACACTTGCAGGCAGCGCCTAGGCAGGCATTTTTAGATGCATCAGTGCTACTTTAAAACTAAAAGGAGACAGTCCTGTGGAGTTAATTACTAGTAAATTAATCAAAAGTAGGTCTCCCATGTGGCGCAGTGCCAGCCTGGGAGTGCTAGCCAGAAACATGGCAAGGTATCAGAGTCTCATTCACAAAGCTCTGTATATGTGTGGTGCATTATAGGGACAGAGAGGCAGCATGAGAAACCAGAACAATGGTTAACTAGAAGAACTTGTTGACAGAGCTTTAGAACATCGCCATCTCTCTGTTATCTTTATGACCCGTTCCTCCAtctttacagaaagaaaacatagcTATTTCTTTTCCCAGCCCAATGTAAGGAGCTTATGTAACTATATGAAGTAAAAAGCATTTtagaaacttaaaacaaactTACAGCCAGCAAAAAGAGGTGTCGCTCTGTATCTGTAGTGTTTTGGAACAGTTTCTTTGGGTGCAGGATCcttaagacagagacagagagaagatacCCAAGAAAGAAGAGATAGAGCCAAGAGAAGCATTATGGAAACTTTAATTAAATATCTGAATCCAGGAAACTGGAAACAGAAGAAATCTTCGTAAGAGAAAAATGACACATGCGCACAGTTTGGTTCCTGACATGACTGCCAACGTATTGTTAGTgacaaacatatttattttattttgccttactATAAAATATCTGTTTCCCGTGTCTCCCATAATTTTTTCAAATGTACAAGTGTTCTTACCATTCTTGGTCCAAGAGTGCAACAAAGCAAGCTGTCTTTGCTCCTGAATTACACAGTTAATTGAGGCTATTTGGCCCCAGATTTTATGTGGATAACAGACTGGTCTAGGCCTCCTATTACTTTCTTTCCTGTTTAATTTTACAAAACTATttcagtggtttgttttttttttttttgtacattgtAAATGCATCTATACATTTAGGAAGTCAAAGATGAAGACTGCAAACCTCAACTGATACATTGGAGAACAGAGTCCCATTTGAAACATTCCCCTTCTGCATAACTGTCTGCCTGATTCCATCTTCAACAGACATGATactaataataaatgtttttgtaaTATATATGAACAACATAAAACAGTGTTACTTCCTAATGTGTGGCTTGTTTAACCCCTAAAACGCACAGGTAACTTGGTGGAGCCAATCTGAATTTTATCACCCTGACCATTGGTTTCATTTGGGAGATAAAGTCCCCAAATGGGAGTTTTCTCATAAGCCAGGTCAAGACCAGAACTCTAGGGAGCCACAGGTTCATCTACATCTCTTTTCAAATGATTAAAAGACCTTTTCTTCTGGTGTCTGGAAGAAGTAAAATGTCCTGTCTAATGGGTATTGCTTTGTGTACCACATGCCCAGTAAGTTCTAGCATCTAGGAGCATGCAATGGCAGCTAACATTAGCTATGCAATTATGGTATTAGTGTTTAATTCTGTCATGTGCAttgagatattttaaagagactacAGGAGTCATTCTCCTTAGCAACCATTATAGTACAAAATGTTCAAAGCTGCAATCACACTCAGAGGCAAATAAATCGGTTACAAATGTGGGTAGCAAGAAGTGTGCATGCTTCAGAATATGTGAAAAGTGCTACCCAAAATAGATAGCTCCccctttttttgcttttaaaattccatttctgGTTTCAGACCAATCCAAAACTTGACATTTTTTCGCTTTAACACTCGACGGTAGCTTTCCACCTTAGAAATGAATAGAGAGGagagtaaaataataaatttggtTTGTTTCCTCACTGGCTGAGAGTCAATCTCATTTCAAAAATGACTCAATAAAAAAGCCCTTTTAAGAATAAAGGGCCTGAGGTCTCAGTGGCAACTCACGACGGTGTACACACCTGTGGTTTCACTCTTCCAGGTCAATATACAAAGACTAAACTCTAACAGAAGGAAGTGTGGTTAGGATACTATCTACACACAGTCTCTTCCTCAACGGGATTCCCTTtggctcatgcacacacacactcaaggcgCTTCGTATATAAGACGGTGGAGGTTGGAAGGGTTGTACGTTATGATATGAAAGCTCTTTTTCAAAAGCAAACTTGAAATAAATTAACTGGTTCTCTAAAAATGCCAGTTTACAAGTCCTTGCAGTCTGGATGGACCTACGGGtgtctttaaaacacagaaacaaaagggTAGACATCAATGGCCGCACACAATTGGGACTCCCTTTAGGGGAAGACCTTGGTTCAGGTATTGCACTGGGAAGGAAGGCAAAATGTTCTCCACTGGGATCTTCCCTGGGGCTGGGGATAGCTTACAAAAGAAGGAGGCGGTGCGGCAGGTGGCTTAGGGAGCCTCTCCAAGCAAGGTGTGTTACCAGTGCTGGCCAGCCGCCCGGGTACCCATTTGCGCCTGGGACATGGCTGGCACCGCGGTGGCGGCCGCAGCGGCCGCAGCCGCGTCCCCGACACCCGGCAGGACAGATCGCACGGATCTGCGGAACTCCTCGTTCCTCCACGTGTAGAGCAGCGGGTTGAGCGCCGACAGGGCGCAGCACAGGAGCCAGCTGGCCGCCTGCACGCCCCAGGGCACCGGGAGGGAGAAGCCACTGGCCAGGCTCACCCACACCAGCGGCTGCGTGGCCAGCAGGAAGACGCAGCAGAGCAGCAGCACCGACAAGCCGCTGAGACGCCGCTGCGCCCGGCGAGGCTGCAGAGCGGCCGGCAGGGGTTGAGGCTGCGCGGGATGCGCGGCGCCTCCGGGACCCGGCGCGTGCGGGGCGGCGGggaaggcggcggcggcggcggcgcagcCGGGTAGCTGGTGCAGCAGGTGGAAGTTGAGCACGCTGACCCGCTTGACGCTGACGCGCACGCGGCGCACGATGCCCAGGTAGCAGTGCAATAGCAGCGCCGTCTGCGCCAGCAGCGCTCCCGCCGCCAGTAGCGCGGGGTAGTGGACTTGCGGTGGCTCGGCTCCGGGCTTGGGAGCCCAGGGCGGGAGCAGCAGCACCAGACCCAAGGCGAGCGCCCAGGACAGTGCCAGCATGCCCACCGTGTGGCGCCGTTGGTAGAGCACCTGGTAGGTGGCAGGCGCCCTGGTGATGAGCAGGTAGCGGTTCAGCGCCACGAGGCAATGGGACAGAAGGGACACAGTGAGCCCGAGGCCCAACAACCCGCCCCGGAGCAGACGGTAGCTGCCTCCGCCACCGTCCCAGTCCCCCGGGGGCTCCGCGGAGCCAGAGGGCAGGAGCCCCAGCACCGCCTCCTGTGGCATCCAGAGAGCGCAGACGCTGAGATCCGCGGCACAGCCATTCACGATGAAGGCGTTGCTGGTGGTCTGCAGCTTTCGGAAGGACGACACGAGATAGATGACCATACCGTTGGCCAGCGTGCCCCCGATGGCCAGGCCCGAGTACAGGAGAGACACCGGGATCCGCCGGCCCGCCCACGATTCTTCTTCCTCGCAGAGCAGCAGCAGCGATCCCCCGGTAGTGGTGGAGGTCGAAGTGGAGGAGGAGTTGGTCATTCTGGCCAACTCTTCACACCTCGCGCCCTAGCGTTGGCTTCGTGTAGCGTGGCCCATCCTGGCACTTGCCTGCTGGGAGGGCAAAAACATTTCTTCAGCCCGCTGTCACCGACACAAAAGGCTGAAGCCGAATAATGggctggaggagggggagaagggggggagGTGAAAAAGAACAGGAGAACAGGAGAACGGGGGTGGCAGATGACAGGTGCCTGCCTCAGAAATGTCTCCGATGACAGAGAAGGTCCGCTTTACACTCAGCAAGCAGCAGGGAAGCCCTAAGGTCATATCCACACCTAGGACAGTTTCCCCAaacaagacacacaaacacacacacacaaacacacacacacacacacacacacacacacacacacacacacacgagttggGAATGTGTGTTGCCAGCCGGAGCTCTCTTTACCGAGAGAAAGTAGATATCTCCTAGCTGGGAAAAACGCCAAAGAGAGGGAGTAGAGGTACCTTGATTTGGGGCCAGTCCTTAGCTGGTGATAGCAGAGGGAGAGATGCCAGGAAATACCTCCTCGGCAGCAGCATCTGTGGTCCAGAAGTCAACAGGAGAAACTGAGCTGGGAGCCGTGCCAGGAGCAAGCGCCTTGCTTCTCCCGTGCAGCATCTGCACACATGGTCCCAGGCAGGAGCCAACAGCTGTGGGGAGTCTCCTCAGCTGGCAGTAGAACTGGAGAAAGTCAAGCGGTAGGCTGCAAGCCCAGGagggtaggcaggcaggcagcagcagcgAGGATGCCTGGCTGCAAGAGCAGAAGAAACTGAGCTGGAGAAGAGCGCACCCTGTGCTCCAAGCAAGAGCGCTGGCTGATGTGGCAAACCCACTTGGAGCCTCTCCTGCTCAGTTATCCATCACCCAGGGAGAAGACAGCCTTTCCCTGCTTCATGAATTATTCAGTAACTGCTAACttgtaaaagagagaaaaatacctTTTTCAGAGAACCCTGTGGTtaacaaatctctctctctctctctctctctctctctctctctctctctctctctctccattctctctcatttttcactctgcctgattttttttctttccttcctttcttttcctctcctttaaaTGTTAGAGTAAAATTTCATCTCCATCTGAATCATCCTGGAGGTAAGACTTCTTTTCTCAGAGATAAATATACCCCAGTACAATTTCAGAGAAAATTACCTTACATTTGAATTGAAATTCAGCCcctcgcgcgcgcgcacacacacacccttggcaAAGTGGGACATGAGTAATTAGCTACAGAAAATATGTGAGCCTTAGCTCAAATCATAATTTCAATTCTTTTTCCCATCGCTAGACACCTCTCCTCTTGGCTTGTGTTTCGGTGGGATGAGAGGAGTGTGAGTACCATAGTCAGGCGATCTAAAGATGGAGTCCATCGTCCAGCTAGACAATGGAACACCAGTTAGCAATGAAGAGAAATCATCTGTCAAGACATAAAACACCTAAGGAAACCGGAAATGCTTGTTATTAAGCAAAAGAAGCATCTGAAAAGCTGCGCACTGCACTATCCCAACTGGATTACATCCTGGGAAACGTAAAACTGCAGGGATCGCCAGCTGTCCGGGACCGGGAGGTGGAATACAGGGCAGGGAAACTACTCTAATGGTGGAAAACATCTCTGTCCGTTTGTCCAAACCTACTAGATAATCCACCCGGAGAACCCGTGTGTAAATTATGGGGTCAGTGTAAACACGCCAGGATGCTTCATCGATTGTGACAAATGAGCCAATGTAATGGAAGATATGACAACTGggaagttgtgtgtgtgcagagtAGAAACTGTGTGGtgatccccctcctcctcctcctcttttctttcttcttcttcttcttcttcttcttcttcttcttcttcttcttcttcttcttcttcttcttcttcttNNNNNNNNNNNNNNNNNNNNNNNNNNNNNNNNNNNNNNNNNNNNNNNNNNNNNNNNNNNNNNNNNNNNNNNNNNNNNNNNNNNNNNNNNNNNNNNNNNNNNNNNNNNNNNNNNNNNNNNNNNNNNNNNNNNNNNNNNNNNNNNNNNNNNNNNNNNNNNNNNNNNNNNNNNNNNNNNNNNNNNNNNNNNNNNNNNNNNNNNNNNNNNNNNNNNNNNNNNNNNNNNNNNNNNNNNNNNNNNNNNNNNNNNNNNNNNNtctctctctctctctctctctctctctctctctctctctctctctgaacctgcaCAGCTtttgctag
This region of Mus caroli chromosome 3, CAROLI_EIJ_v1.1, whole genome shotgun sequence genomic DNA includes:
- the Gpr88 gene encoding probable G-protein coupled receptor 88, coding for MTNSSSTSTSTTTGGSLLLLCEEEESWAGRRIPVSLLYSGLAIGGTLANGMVIYLVSSFRKLQTTSNAFIVNGCAADLSVCALWMPQEAVLGLLPSGSAEPPGDWDGGGGSYRLLRGGLLGLGLTVSLLSHCLVALNRYLLITRAPATYQVLYQRRHTVGMLALSWALALGLVLLLPPWAPKPGAEPPQVHYPALLAAGALLAQTALLLHCYLGIVRRVRVSVKRVSVLNFHLLHQLPGCAAAAAAFPAAPHAPGPGGAAHPAQPQPLPAALQPRRAQRRLSGLSVLLLCCVFLLATQPLVWVSLASGFSLPVPWGVQAASWLLCCALSALNPLLYTWRNEEFRRSVRSVLPGVGDAAAAAAAATAVPAMSQAQMGTRAAGQHW